From Columba livia isolate bColLiv1 breed racing homer chromosome 5, bColLiv1.pat.W.v2, whole genome shotgun sequence, one genomic window encodes:
- the NDUFS8 gene encoding NADH dehydrogenase [ubiquinone] iron-sulfur protein 8, mitochondrial isoform X3, protein MPGGSVVPRAIWGEFWAGAKPAVTQEVAVGDRDSSAARPGAQQGAGLLAGTPLPAAREPVVRSPGPTTHPGYSPEPGPGASASAAPPTPRSPAHLPSPSGFWPMGSEHGAACPAPSAPPPPCPVTLAPLCACSAAVRACAVRSGGGAGQDARVLGGAGPAMAALRLLYRAAHAEYVNVQEAPMDMRSITDRAAQTLLWTELFRGLAMTLSYLFREPATINYPFEKGPLSPRFRGEHALRRYPSGEERCIACKLCEAVCPAQAITIEAEPRADGSRRTTRYDIDMTKCIYCGFCQEACPVDAIVEGPNFEFSTETHEELLYNKEKLLNNGDKWEAEIAANIQADYLYR, encoded by the exons ATGCCTGGTGGCAGCGTGGTGCCCCGGGCAATTTGGGGTGAGTTTTGGGCTGGAGCGAAGCCAGCGGTGACGCAGGAGGTGGCTGTAGGGGACCGGGACAGCTCAGCTGCCCGCCCCGGAGCTCAGCAGGGCGCCGGGCTGCTGGCCGGAACCCCGTTACCTGCAGCGAGGGAACCTGTGGTTCGCTCCCCAGGGCCAACCACCCACCCCGGCTACAGTCCCGAACCCGGGCCCGGTGCCTCCGCGTCTGCCGCCCCGCCCACTCCGCGAAGCCCCGCCCACCTTCCCTCCCCCAGCGGATTCTGGCCAATGGGAAGTGAGCATGGCGCTGCCTGCCCCGCCCCCAGCGCCCCGCCCCCTCCCTGTCCCGTGACGCTGGCGCCGCTCTGCGCCTGCTCCGCTGCCGTTCGCGCCTGCGCAGTGCGCTCCGGGGGCGGGGCCGGTCAGGACGCCCGGGTCCTTGGGGGAG CAGGACCGGCCATGGCAGCGCTGCGTTTGCTGTACCGGGCTGCCCACGCAG AGTACGTCAACGTCCAGGAGGCGCCCATGGACATGCGCTCCATCACCGACCGCGCTGCGCAGACCCTGCTGTGGACCGAGCTCTTCCGCG GCCTGGCCATGACGCTGAGTTACCTTTTCCGCGAACCGGCCACCATCAACTACCCGTTTGAGAAGGGGCCGCTGAGCCCGCGGTTCCGCGGGGAGCACGCGCTGCGCCGCTACCCGTCCGGGGAGGAGAGGTGCATCGCCTGCAAGCTCTGCGAGGCCGTCTGCCCCGCGCAG GCCATCACCATCGAGGCCGAGCCCCGCGCCGACGGCAGCCGCCGCACCACCCGCTACGACATCGACATGACCAAGTGCATCTACTGCGGGTTCTGCCAGGAGGCTTGTCCCGTGGATGCCATCGTGGAG GGTCCCAACTTCGAGTTCTCGACGGAGACGCACGAGGAGCTGCTCTACAACAAGGAGAAGCTGCTCAATAACGGCGACAAGTGGGAGGCTGAGATTGCGGCCAACATCCAGGCCGATTACCTGTACCGGTGA
- the NDUFS8 gene encoding NADH dehydrogenase [ubiquinone] iron-sulfur protein 8, mitochondrial isoform X2: protein MPGGSVVPRAIWGEFWAGAKPAVTQEVAVGDRDSSAARPGAQQGAGLLAGTPLPAAREPVVRSPGPTTHPGYSPEPGPGASASAAPPTPRSPAHLPSPSGFWPMGSEHGAACPAPSAPPPPCPVTLAPLCACSAAVRACAVRSGGGAGQDARVLGGGPAMAALRLLYRAAHAAPPAPLGHLRPLSTTVPRECYKYVNVQEAPMDMRSITDRAAQTLLWTELFRGLAMTLSYLFREPATINYPFEKGPLSPRFRGEHALRRYPSGEERCIACKLCEAVCPAQAITIEAEPRADGSRRTTRYDIDMTKCIYCGFCQEACPVDAIVEGPNFEFSTETHEELLYNKEKLLNNGDKWEAEIAANIQADYLYR from the exons ATGCCTGGTGGCAGCGTGGTGCCCCGGGCAATTTGGGGTGAGTTTTGGGCTGGAGCGAAGCCAGCGGTGACGCAGGAGGTGGCTGTAGGGGACCGGGACAGCTCAGCTGCCCGCCCCGGAGCTCAGCAGGGCGCCGGGCTGCTGGCCGGAACCCCGTTACCTGCAGCGAGGGAACCTGTGGTTCGCTCCCCAGGGCCAACCACCCACCCCGGCTACAGTCCCGAACCCGGGCCCGGTGCCTCCGCGTCTGCCGCCCCGCCCACTCCGCGAAGCCCCGCCCACCTTCCCTCCCCCAGCGGATTCTGGCCAATGGGAAGTGAGCATGGCGCTGCCTGCCCCGCCCCCAGCGCCCCGCCCCCTCCCTGTCCCGTGACGCTGGCGCCGCTCTGCGCCTGCTCCGCTGCCGTTCGCGCCTGCGCAGTGCGCTCCGGGGGCGGGGCCGGTCAGGACGCCCGGGTCCTTGGGGGAG GACCGGCCATGGCAGCGCTGCGTTTGCTGTACCGGGCTGCCCACGCAG ccccaccgGCCCCCCTGGGTCACCTGCGTCCCCTCAGCACCACCGTCCCCAGGGAGTGCTACA AGTACGTCAACGTCCAGGAGGCGCCCATGGACATGCGCTCCATCACCGACCGCGCTGCGCAGACCCTGCTGTGGACCGAGCTCTTCCGCG GCCTGGCCATGACGCTGAGTTACCTTTTCCGCGAACCGGCCACCATCAACTACCCGTTTGAGAAGGGGCCGCTGAGCCCGCGGTTCCGCGGGGAGCACGCGCTGCGCCGCTACCCGTCCGGGGAGGAGAGGTGCATCGCCTGCAAGCTCTGCGAGGCCGTCTGCCCCGCGCAG GCCATCACCATCGAGGCCGAGCCCCGCGCCGACGGCAGCCGCCGCACCACCCGCTACGACATCGACATGACCAAGTGCATCTACTGCGGGTTCTGCCAGGAGGCTTGTCCCGTGGATGCCATCGTGGAG GGTCCCAACTTCGAGTTCTCGACGGAGACGCACGAGGAGCTGCTCTACAACAAGGAGAAGCTGCTCAATAACGGCGACAAGTGGGAGGCTGAGATTGCGGCCAACATCCAGGCCGATTACCTGTACCGGTGA
- the NDUFS8 gene encoding NADH dehydrogenase [ubiquinone] iron-sulfur protein 8, mitochondrial isoform X4: protein MPGGSVVPRAIWGEFWAGAKPAVTQEVAVGDRDSSAARPGAQQGAGLLAGTPLPAAREPVVRSPGPTTHPGYSPEPGPGASASAAPPTPRSPAHLPSPSGFWPMGSEHGAACPAPSAPPPPCPVTLAPLCACSAAVRACAVRSGGGAGQDARVLGGGPAMAALRLLYRAAHAEYVNVQEAPMDMRSITDRAAQTLLWTELFRGLAMTLSYLFREPATINYPFEKGPLSPRFRGEHALRRYPSGEERCIACKLCEAVCPAQAITIEAEPRADGSRRTTRYDIDMTKCIYCGFCQEACPVDAIVEGPNFEFSTETHEELLYNKEKLLNNGDKWEAEIAANIQADYLYR from the exons ATGCCTGGTGGCAGCGTGGTGCCCCGGGCAATTTGGGGTGAGTTTTGGGCTGGAGCGAAGCCAGCGGTGACGCAGGAGGTGGCTGTAGGGGACCGGGACAGCTCAGCTGCCCGCCCCGGAGCTCAGCAGGGCGCCGGGCTGCTGGCCGGAACCCCGTTACCTGCAGCGAGGGAACCTGTGGTTCGCTCCCCAGGGCCAACCACCCACCCCGGCTACAGTCCCGAACCCGGGCCCGGTGCCTCCGCGTCTGCCGCCCCGCCCACTCCGCGAAGCCCCGCCCACCTTCCCTCCCCCAGCGGATTCTGGCCAATGGGAAGTGAGCATGGCGCTGCCTGCCCCGCCCCCAGCGCCCCGCCCCCTCCCTGTCCCGTGACGCTGGCGCCGCTCTGCGCCTGCTCCGCTGCCGTTCGCGCCTGCGCAGTGCGCTCCGGGGGCGGGGCCGGTCAGGACGCCCGGGTCCTTGGGGGAG GACCGGCCATGGCAGCGCTGCGTTTGCTGTACCGGGCTGCCCACGCAG AGTACGTCAACGTCCAGGAGGCGCCCATGGACATGCGCTCCATCACCGACCGCGCTGCGCAGACCCTGCTGTGGACCGAGCTCTTCCGCG GCCTGGCCATGACGCTGAGTTACCTTTTCCGCGAACCGGCCACCATCAACTACCCGTTTGAGAAGGGGCCGCTGAGCCCGCGGTTCCGCGGGGAGCACGCGCTGCGCCGCTACCCGTCCGGGGAGGAGAGGTGCATCGCCTGCAAGCTCTGCGAGGCCGTCTGCCCCGCGCAG GCCATCACCATCGAGGCCGAGCCCCGCGCCGACGGCAGCCGCCGCACCACCCGCTACGACATCGACATGACCAAGTGCATCTACTGCGGGTTCTGCCAGGAGGCTTGTCCCGTGGATGCCATCGTGGAG GGTCCCAACTTCGAGTTCTCGACGGAGACGCACGAGGAGCTGCTCTACAACAAGGAGAAGCTGCTCAATAACGGCGACAAGTGGGAGGCTGAGATTGCGGCCAACATCCAGGCCGATTACCTGTACCGGTGA
- the NDUFS8 gene encoding NADH dehydrogenase [ubiquinone] iron-sulfur protein 8, mitochondrial isoform X5: protein MAALRLLYRAAHAAPPAPLGHLRPLSTTVPRECYKYVNVQEAPMDMRSITDRAAQTLLWTELFRGLAMTLSYLFREPATINYPFEKGPLSPRFRGEHALRRYPSGEERCIACKLCEAVCPAQAITIEAEPRADGSRRTTRYDIDMTKCIYCGFCQEACPVDAIVEGPNFEFSTETHEELLYNKEKLLNNGDKWEAEIAANIQADYLYR, encoded by the exons ATGGCAGCGCTGCGTTTGCTGTACCGGGCTGCCCACGCAG ccccaccgGCCCCCCTGGGTCACCTGCGTCCCCTCAGCACCACCGTCCCCAGGGAGTGCTACA AGTACGTCAACGTCCAGGAGGCGCCCATGGACATGCGCTCCATCACCGACCGCGCTGCGCAGACCCTGCTGTGGACCGAGCTCTTCCGCG GCCTGGCCATGACGCTGAGTTACCTTTTCCGCGAACCGGCCACCATCAACTACCCGTTTGAGAAGGGGCCGCTGAGCCCGCGGTTCCGCGGGGAGCACGCGCTGCGCCGCTACCCGTCCGGGGAGGAGAGGTGCATCGCCTGCAAGCTCTGCGAGGCCGTCTGCCCCGCGCAG GCCATCACCATCGAGGCCGAGCCCCGCGCCGACGGCAGCCGCCGCACCACCCGCTACGACATCGACATGACCAAGTGCATCTACTGCGGGTTCTGCCAGGAGGCTTGTCCCGTGGATGCCATCGTGGAG GGTCCCAACTTCGAGTTCTCGACGGAGACGCACGAGGAGCTGCTCTACAACAAGGAGAAGCTGCTCAATAACGGCGACAAGTGGGAGGCTGAGATTGCGGCCAACATCCAGGCCGATTACCTGTACCGGTGA
- the NDUFS8 gene encoding NADH dehydrogenase [ubiquinone] iron-sulfur protein 8, mitochondrial isoform X1, with protein MPGGSVVPRAIWGEFWAGAKPAVTQEVAVGDRDSSAARPGAQQGAGLLAGTPLPAAREPVVRSPGPTTHPGYSPEPGPGASASAAPPTPRSPAHLPSPSGFWPMGSEHGAACPAPSAPPPPCPVTLAPLCACSAAVRACAVRSGGGAGQDARVLGGAGPAMAALRLLYRAAHAAPPAPLGHLRPLSTTVPRECYKYVNVQEAPMDMRSITDRAAQTLLWTELFRGLAMTLSYLFREPATINYPFEKGPLSPRFRGEHALRRYPSGEERCIACKLCEAVCPAQAITIEAEPRADGSRRTTRYDIDMTKCIYCGFCQEACPVDAIVEGPNFEFSTETHEELLYNKEKLLNNGDKWEAEIAANIQADYLYR; from the exons ATGCCTGGTGGCAGCGTGGTGCCCCGGGCAATTTGGGGTGAGTTTTGGGCTGGAGCGAAGCCAGCGGTGACGCAGGAGGTGGCTGTAGGGGACCGGGACAGCTCAGCTGCCCGCCCCGGAGCTCAGCAGGGCGCCGGGCTGCTGGCCGGAACCCCGTTACCTGCAGCGAGGGAACCTGTGGTTCGCTCCCCAGGGCCAACCACCCACCCCGGCTACAGTCCCGAACCCGGGCCCGGTGCCTCCGCGTCTGCCGCCCCGCCCACTCCGCGAAGCCCCGCCCACCTTCCCTCCCCCAGCGGATTCTGGCCAATGGGAAGTGAGCATGGCGCTGCCTGCCCCGCCCCCAGCGCCCCGCCCCCTCCCTGTCCCGTGACGCTGGCGCCGCTCTGCGCCTGCTCCGCTGCCGTTCGCGCCTGCGCAGTGCGCTCCGGGGGCGGGGCCGGTCAGGACGCCCGGGTCCTTGGGGGAG CAGGACCGGCCATGGCAGCGCTGCGTTTGCTGTACCGGGCTGCCCACGCAG ccccaccgGCCCCCCTGGGTCACCTGCGTCCCCTCAGCACCACCGTCCCCAGGGAGTGCTACA AGTACGTCAACGTCCAGGAGGCGCCCATGGACATGCGCTCCATCACCGACCGCGCTGCGCAGACCCTGCTGTGGACCGAGCTCTTCCGCG GCCTGGCCATGACGCTGAGTTACCTTTTCCGCGAACCGGCCACCATCAACTACCCGTTTGAGAAGGGGCCGCTGAGCCCGCGGTTCCGCGGGGAGCACGCGCTGCGCCGCTACCCGTCCGGGGAGGAGAGGTGCATCGCCTGCAAGCTCTGCGAGGCCGTCTGCCCCGCGCAG GCCATCACCATCGAGGCCGAGCCCCGCGCCGACGGCAGCCGCCGCACCACCCGCTACGACATCGACATGACCAAGTGCATCTACTGCGGGTTCTGCCAGGAGGCTTGTCCCGTGGATGCCATCGTGGAG GGTCCCAACTTCGAGTTCTCGACGGAGACGCACGAGGAGCTGCTCTACAACAAGGAGAAGCTGCTCAATAACGGCGACAAGTGGGAGGCTGAGATTGCGGCCAACATCCAGGCCGATTACCTGTACCGGTGA
- the TBX10 gene encoding T-box transcription factor TBX10 → MKAARGRGGRAPAPPPQMSPPPSRGIKPPGRQQGDGAEVALGGDVAGVPAATTPGHGAADASCPPAAPMAAFLGGSGEGAPCVTSLGCAGEGTGKNRHVSQAAARLEMGSLWEEFNRLGTEMIVTKAGRRMFPTFQVKLSGLDPLADYVLLMDFVPLDDKRYRYAFHSSSWLAAGRADPAAPGRVHFHPDSPAKGAQWMRQIVSFDKLKLTNNLLDDNGHIILNSMHRYQPRFHVVFVDPRRDSERFAHQNFKSFSFPETQFMAVTAYQNHRITQLKIASNPFAKGFRDGDPEPWCGVPAGSLLGAVPCARATTLPPSSEKQEKGRGARGAADPPLLSLPRPGAPHSRGALAATTGPPQPAPSVAPSSFPTPPFQHLACPPGAYGGTKPHTLPYPLPALPPLSTYSPTATPHFSYGQQ, encoded by the exons ATGAAGGCAGCTCGGGGAAGGGGGGGACGTGCtccagccccccccccccaaatgtCTCCACCCCCAAGCAGGGGCATAAAACCCCCCGGCAGACAGCAGGGGGACGGTGCAGAGGTGGCGCTGGGAGGGGACGTTGCTGGGGTCCCCGCTGCCACCACACCGGGACACGGAGCCGCAGACGCCTCCTGCCCACCCGCTGCACCCATGGCAG CCTTCCTGGGGGGGTCAGGCGAGGGAGCCCCCTGTGTCAccagcctgggctgtgccggcgaGGGGACAGGGAAGAACCGGCACGTGTCCCAGGCGGCGGCGCGGCTGGAGATGGGCAGTCTCTGGGAGGAGTTCAACCGCCTGGGCACCGAGATGATCGTCACCAAGGCAGGCAG GAGGATGTTCCCCACCTTCCAGGTGAAGCTGTCGGGGTTGGACCCTCTGGCCGACTACGTCCTGCTGATGGACTTTGTGCCGCTGGACGACAAGCGATAcag gtACGCCttccacagctcctcctggctgGCGGCGGGACGGGCCgaccccgcagcccccggccgCGTCCATTTTCACCCCGACTCCCCGGCCAAGGGGGCCCAGTGGATGCGGCAGATCGTCTCCTTCGACAAGCTCAAGCTGACCAACAACCTCCTGGATGACAACGGCCAC ATCATCCTCAACTCCATGCACCGCTACCAGCCCCGCTTCCACGTCGTCTTCGTGGACCCGCGGCGGGACAGCGAGCGCTTCGCCCACCAGAACTTCAAATCCTTCAGCTTCCCCGAGACCCAGTTCATGGCGGTGACAGCGTACCAGAACCACCGG ATCACCCAGCTCAAGATCGCCAGCAACCCCTTCGCCAAGGGCTTTCGGGATGGTGACCCTGAGCCGTG GTGCGGGGTGCCCGCAGGGTCCCTGCTGGGTGCTGTGCCCTGCGCCCGGGCCACTAcgctgccccccagctctgAGAAGCAAGAGAAAGGTAGGGGGGCTCGGGGGGCGGCTGACCCCCCGTTGCTGTCTCTCCCCCGCCCAGGGGCTCCCCACAGCCGTGGGGCACTGGCTGCCACAACCGGCCCCCCACAACCGGCCCCATCGGTGGCTCCATCCAGCTTCCCCACACCCCCCTTCCAGCATCTCGCTTGCCCCCCTGGTGCTTATGGGGGGACCAAACCCCACACCTTGCCCTACCCCCTGCCCGCCTTACCCCCCCTCAGCACCTACAGCCCCACCGCCACCCCCCACTTCAGCTACGGGCAGCAGTGA
- the TCIRG1 gene encoding V-type proton ATPase 116 kDa subunit a 3: MGSLFRSEEVCLAQLFLQSASAYSCISELGERGLLEFRDLNPKVSAFQRRFVGEVRRCEEMEKTFSFLQQELRAAGRAPGPCAGSPRAPLAREALRLQEQSEQLAQELREVSGNRASLRARLRDLRRYLHVLREGQRFTSLPAPLGSPARPRALSEREPILDPSLHQHLDRKINFVAGVIHPWRVSAFERLLWRACRGYLVASFVEMPEPMEDPATGEDITWVIFLISYWGEQIGQKIRKISACFHCHVYPYPESEASRADTMTGLVNQIQDLSVVLEETEQYLAQVLDKVVVALPTWRVQVQKMKAIYLVLNQCSFDVTEKCLIAEVWCPVRDLTQVQDALRQGSYTSGSSVECFVQRVPTSESPPTLIRTNKFTAGFQSIVDAYGVASYQEVNPAPYAIITFPFIFAVMFGDVGHGLLMFLFALWMVLYENSPSLRQATNEIWQTFFEGRYLILLMGAFSIYTGFIYNECFSKATVIFPSAWSVATMANHSSWSSDYLATHPSLTLDPNVTGVFRGPYPFGIDPIWSLATNHLNFLNSFKMKMSVVLGIVHMGFGVMLGIFNHVHFQQWHRLVLELLPEMIFLLALFGYLVFLIFYKWVTFSAADSMVAPSILIHFIDMFLFTSNPGNLPLYRGQVPVQTVLVVLALASVPVLLLGTPLYLRCRRRAPRTGHPAPVAAEEQEPLLEGQESGNSVNTTKEDMESGGHSGDAEHRDFAEIFMHQAIHTIEYCLGCVSNTASYLRLWALSLAHAQLSEVLWTMVMRHGFVGLRYVGGVVLVPVFAAFAVLTVAILLVMEGLSAFLHALRLHWVEFQNKFYVGAGYKLSPFAFAPHAGE; the protein is encoded by the exons ATGGGGTCCCTGTTCCGCAGCGAGGAGGTTTGCCTGGCCCAGCTCTTCCTCCAGTCCGCCTCGGCCTACAGCTGCATCAGCGAGCTGGGCGAGCGGGGGCTGCTGGAGTTCAGGGAT CTGAACCCCAAAGTCAGCGCCTTCCAGCGGCGCTTCGTGGGCGAGGTGCGGCGCTGCGAGGAGATGGAGAAAACCTTCT CgttcctgcagcaggagctgcgtGCGGCGGGCCGGGCGCCGGGGCCGTGTGCCGGGAGCCCGCGGGCGCCGCTGGCGCGGGAGGCGCTGCGGCTGCAGGAGCAGTCGGAGCAGCTGGCGCAGGAGCTGCGCGAGGTCAGCGGCAACCGCGCGTCCCTGCGCGCCCGCCTGCGCGACCTGCGCCGCTACCTGCACGTCCTGCGCGAGGGACAGCGCTTCACCAGCCTGCCG GCTCCCCTGGGCTCCCCGGCGCGGCCGCGGGCGCTCTCGGAGCGTGAGCCCATCCTCGACCCTTCCCTGCACCAGCATCTCGACCGCAAGATCAA CTTTGTGGCCGGTGTCATTCACCCGTGGCGGGTCAGCGCCTTCGAGCGGCTGCTGTGGCGCGCGTGCCGTGGCTACCTGGTGGCCAGCTTCGTGGAGATGCCcgagcccatggaggacccggCCACG ggcgaGGACATCACCTGGGTCATCTTCCTCATCTCCTACTGGGGTGAGCAGATCGGGCAGAAGATCCGCAAGATCTCAGCCTG CTTCCACTGCCACGTCTACCCCTACCCGGAGAGCGAGGCCAGCCGGGCGGACACCATGACCGGGCTGGTCAACCAGATCCAGGACCTCAGCGTG gtgctggaggAGACGGAGCAGTACCTGGCGCAGGTGCTGGACAAGGTGGTGGTGGCGCTGCCCACCTGGCGGGTGCAGGTGCAGAAGATGAAGGCCATCTACCTCGTCCTCAACCAGTGCAGCTTCGACGTCACCGAGAAGTGTCTCATCGCCGAGGTCTGGTGTCCCGTGCGGGACCTCACCCAAGTGCAGGACGCCCTGCGCCAGGGATCG TACACGAGTGGCTCGAGCGTCGAGTGCTTCGTGCAGCGCGTCCCCACCTCCGAGAGCCCCCCCACCCTCATCCGCACCAACAAGTTCACCGCCGGCTTCCAGAGCATCGTGGACGCCTACGGGGTGGCCAGCTACCAGGAGGTGAACCCTG caccctacgCCATCATAACCTTCCCCTTCATCTTCGCTGTCATGTTTGGGGACGTGGGGCACGGGCTGCTCATGTTCCTCTTTGCTCTCTGGATGGTGCTGTATGAGAACAGCCCCAGCCTGCGACAGGCCACCAACGAG ATCTGGCAGACGTTCTTTGAGGGACGCTACCTCATCCTGCTCATGGGGGCCTTCTCCATCTACACCGGCTTCATCTACAATGAGTGCTTCAGCAAAGCCACCGTCATCTTCCCCTCTGCCTGGAGCGTGGCCACCATGGCCAACCACTCCTCCTGGAG ctctGACTACCTCGCCACCCACCCGTCCCTCACCCTGGACCCCAACGTCACCGGTGTCTTCCGAGGGCCCTATCCTTTCGGGATCGACCCA ATCTGGAGCTTGGCCACCAACCATCTCAACTTCCTCAACTCCTTCAAGATGAAGATGTCCGTGGTGCTGGGCATCGTGCACATGGGCTTTGGTGTCATGTTGGGGATCTTCAACCATGT GCACTTCCAGCAGTGGCACCGGCTGGTGCTGGAGCTCCTGCCCGAGATGATTTTCCTCCTGGCGCTCTTCGGCTACCTCGTCTTCCTCATCTTCTACAAGTGGGTGACGTTCAGCGCTGCCGACTCCATGGTGGCCCCCAGCATCCTCATCCACTTCATCGACATGTTCCTCTTCACCTCCAACCCCGGCAACCTGCCGCTCTACCGGGGGCAG GTGCCAGTGCAGACGGTGCTGGTGGTGCTTGCGCTGGCGTCGGTGCCCGTCCTGCTCCTGGGGACACCGCTCTACCTGCGCTGCCGGCGGCGTGCACCCAGGACGGGACATCCCGCG CCGGTGGCCGCGGAGGAGCAGGAGCCGCTGCTGGAGGGGCAGGAATCCGGCAACTCCGTCAACACGACCAAGGAGGACATGGAGAGCGGGGGGCATAGTGGTGACGCTGAG CATCGGGATTTTGCTGAGATCTTCATGCATCAGGCGATCCACACCATCGAGTACTGCCTGGGCTGTGTCTCCAACACCGCGTCCTACCTGCGGCTCTGGGCGCTCAGCCTGGCCCACGCGC AGCTCTCGGAGGTGCTGTGGACCATGGTGATGCGTCACGGCTTTGTGGGGCTGCGCTACGTGGGCGGCGTGGTGCTGGTCCCCGTCTTTGCCGCCTTCGCCGTGCTGACCGTGGCCATCCTGCTGGTGATGGAGGGGCTCTCGGCCTTCCTGCATGCCCTGCGCCTGCACTG GGTGGAGTTCCAGAATAAGTTTTACGTGGGCGCCGGGTACAAGCTGAGCCCCTTTGCCTTCGCGCCCCACGCCGGGGAGTGA